In a genomic window of Candidatus Bathyarchaeota archaeon:
- a CDS encoding QueT transporter family protein: MARERAALPKTKSRIKAVALTAMTAAAYTVGVVALAPISFYIYQVRVADALLALSTIMGLPVIAGTTIGCAIANLYGGYGIVDIVGGSLANLIATAVGFLIARRKFRGSLIVALLAETLIVSAIVGGYLAVLFNVPLEIGFLGILVGSLISINLLGYGLVKVLKRVGHTFKTV; this comes from the coding sequence GTGGCTAGAGAGAGGGCAGCGTTGCCGAAAACTAAATCGAGGATTAAGGCTGTCGCTTTGACCGCCATGACCGCAGCCGCCTACACGGTCGGTGTAGTAGCCTTAGCTCCGATATCGTTCTACATCTATCAGGTCAGGGTCGCCGATGCCTTGCTCGCGCTCTCGACGATAATGGGCTTACCTGTGATCGCAGGGACCACCATAGGCTGCGCTATAGCCAACCTATACGGAGGCTATGGAATAGTAGATATCGTAGGCGGAAGCCTGGCGAATCTGATAGCGACCGCTGTAGGGTTTCTCATAGCCAGAAGAAAGTTTAGAGGCTCGCTCATAGTGGCTCTCTTAGCGGAGACGCTCATAGTCTCAGCTATAGTCGGAGGGTATCTGGCGGTTCTCTTCAACGTGCCTCTGGAAATAGGGTTTTTAGGCATCTTAGTCGGTTCGCTTATATCGATAAACCTGCTTGGG
- a CDS encoding MBL fold metallo-hydrolase — MYIELRIKRLVVGRLRTNCYIVECGYDEALVIDPGGSPMTIVREVLRRSLKVPLIVITHGHPDHYLAYREVKNALGSKVVFHEADIWVAEQLGPPVEPDIHVDEGSVLKVGSSEFKVLHTPGHSPGSISLLGDGLIFTGDTLFRMGYGRTDLPGGSYETLVESLRRLLALDERLRVYPGHGPWTTIGAEKLFYERLRHDEFF, encoded by the coding sequence ATGTATATAGAGTTGAGGATTAAGCGTCTAGTCGTCGGAAGGCTTAGGACAAACTGCTACATCGTAGAATGCGGATACGACGAAGCATTAGTCATAGACCCAGGCGGCTCACCCATGACGATCGTCAGGGAGGTGCTTAGACGTAGTTTAAAAGTTCCTTTGATCGTTATAACGCATGGTCATCCAGACCACTACTTAGCATATAGAGAGGTAAAAAACGCCTTAGGCTCTAAGGTAGTGTTTCACGAGGCCGATATATGGGTGGCCGAACAACTAGGCCCACCGGTCGAACCGGATATACACGTGGACGAAGGCTCGGTCCTCAAAGTAGGGAGCTCAGAGTTTAAGGTCTTGCATACACCTGGGCATTCGCCTGGGAGCATATCTCTTCTCGGCGACGGCTTGATATTCACAGGCGACACTTTGTTCAGAATGGGCTACGGTAGAACCGACCTGCCTGGAGGCTCCTATGAGACGCTCGTGGAAAGTCTCCGTAGGCTTTTGGCTTTAGACGAGAGACTTAGAGTTTACCCTGGTCATGGACCTTGGACGACCATAGGTGCCGAAAAGCTGTTCTACGAGAGGCTTAGGCATGACGAGTTCTTTTAA
- a CDS encoding GTPase HflX, protein MTGSPSKALLGMVKTNPHDHSLYLLKLREFRALAEAAGYIVCGLVIQVRLKESVNYAFGKGKVEEIKELVRAKDVDVFAVYNILTSKQKYNLERTLGVRVLDRYELTLEIFEKASSDELSKLQIELARLMKLYPYEKLRAAMRYRIGREHPWLRSSGEYIYHSIVNSLRRRMAKVRDKLERRKRFRIEQIVKRRKLGSPIVCIAGYYSSGKTTLFNALTGLDKPVSPKPFTTLSSKYYLINGFKGLGKDVFIVDTIGFVHDLDPKMLEAFELTLNDIRFSDLVLLVVDCSDPEPIMMLRLSTCLEILESLGVEDERIVVALNKIDLVNGDELAERLKLVTNRVNPAPVIPISARRGLNLDLLMGSIFSKLQSTLSSQLTLKTRLS, encoded by the coding sequence TTGACTGGTTCACCGTCTAAAGCGTTGCTGGGAATGGTCAAGACTAATCCGCATGACCATAGCCTATACTTGCTTAAGCTAAGGGAGTTTAGGGCCTTAGCCGAAGCGGCGGGGTATATAGTCTGTGGCTTGGTGATTCAGGTTAGGCTTAAGGAGAGCGTTAACTATGCCTTCGGCAAGGGTAAGGTCGAGGAGATAAAGGAACTTGTAAGGGCTAAGGACGTCGACGTCTTCGCGGTCTACAACATCTTGACGAGTAAGCAGAAGTATAACCTCGAAAGGACCCTGGGGGTTAGGGTTCTCGACCGGTATGAGCTTACGCTCGAAATATTCGAGAAGGCTAGCTCAGACGAGCTTTCTAAGCTTCAGATAGAGCTTGCAAGGCTTATGAAGCTATATCCGTATGAGAAGCTGAGGGCTGCTATGCGGTATCGCATCGGTAGGGAGCATCCCTGGCTTAGGTCGAGCGGCGAGTACATATACCACTCGATCGTCAACTCTCTGAGACGTAGGATGGCTAAGGTTCGAGATAAGCTTGAGAGACGTAAACGTTTCAGGATAGAGCAGATAGTTAAACGACGTAAGCTAGGCTCCCCTATAGTGTGCATAGCTGGGTACTATAGCAGCGGTAAGACGACGCTGTTCAACGCTTTGACGGGTTTGGATAAGCCCGTGAGCCCCAAGCCCTTCACAACCCTTTCGAGTAAATACTACCTTATAAATGGGTTTAAGGGGCTTGGGAAAGACGTATTCATAGTCGATACGATAGGTTTCGTGCACGACCTAGACCCTAAGATGCTCGAGGCATTCGAGCTTACGCTTAACGACATAAGGTTTTCAGACCTCGTCCTTCTGGTGGTCGACTGCTCAGACCCAGAGCCTATAATGATGCTTAGGTTATCGACCTGTCTAGAGATTCTTGAAAGCCTTGGAGTCGAGGACGAGAGGATCGTGGTGGCTCTGAACAAAATAGACCTTGTGAACGGTGACGAGTTGGCTGAACGTTTAAAACTGGTGACCAACCGGGTTAACCCGGCTCCGGTAATACCGATCTCGGCTAGAAGAGGTTTAAACCTGGACCTGCTTATGGGCTCTATTTTCTCTAAGCTACAATCCACCTTAAGTAGTCAACTAACTTTAAAGACGCGGCTTTCTTAG
- a CDS encoding polyprenyl synthetase family protein, which translates to MKNKFFEAMDMESFLREPHIVNYIGVINSYLDKAVSDYFPMLRDMSRYAIRGGGKRIRPLLAVLSCEAVGGDPKLAIPVAVAYELAHTAALIQDDVLDRSPKRRGKPSVWKLYSLGEAILLSDLFLFEIYGVIAEYENLNLPPKRLYRLLRLIRESAKNAAWGELLDLELAKKSYVTVEEYLEMIKFKTGSLLAAPAAAGAIVAGASESYVQALYLFAEKIGMAYQIQDDILDVVGSEKEMGKPIFLDLKAGKKSVVLIHAMQNATGDERRFLESIMFKNLSKRDVEKVRRIIDRLGSVVYARELSFKLAEEGRRYLRLLKPSMARDALLKLSYVAVNRYA; encoded by the coding sequence ATGAAGAATAAATTTTTCGAAGCTATGGATATGGAGTCGTTCCTCAGAGAGCCTCACATAGTCAATTACATAGGTGTGATAAACTCGTATCTGGATAAGGCGGTTAGCGACTATTTTCCCATGCTAAGAGATATGTCTAGATACGCCATCCGTGGTGGTGGCAAGCGCATAAGACCTCTTCTCGCGGTTCTATCTTGCGAAGCGGTCGGTGGAGACCCTAAACTAGCCATACCCGTAGCCGTGGCCTACGAGCTCGCCCATACGGCTGCGCTTATACAGGACGATGTCTTAGATAGGTCGCCTAAGAGACGGGGTAAACCCTCGGTCTGGAAGCTCTACAGCCTAGGAGAAGCCATACTACTCTCAGACCTGTTCCTATTCGAGATATATGGTGTCATAGCTGAGTACGAGAACCTGAACCTGCCGCCTAAACGACTCTACAGGCTTCTGAGGCTGATAAGGGAGTCTGCTAAAAACGCTGCGTGGGGTGAGCTTTTAGACCTTGAGCTGGCTAAGAAGAGCTACGTGACGGTGGAAGAGTACTTGGAGATGATAAAGTTCAAAACCGGTAGTCTCCTAGCTGCTCCGGCGGCTGCTGGGGCCATAGTCGCGGGTGCTTCTGAAAGCTATGTGCAAGCCCTATATCTGTTCGCAGAAAAAATCGGCATGGCGTATCAGATTCAAGACGATATTTTAGATGTAGTCGGTTCTGAGAAGGAGATGGGTAAGCCTATCTTCCTCGACCTTAAAGCCGGTAAGAAGAGCGTCGTCTTAATACATGCTATGCAGAACGCTACAGGAGATGAGAGGCGGTTCCTGGAGAGTATCATGTTCAAAAACCTGAGTAAACGCGATGTCGAGAAGGTCCGGCGGATAATCGATAGATTAGGCTCCGTGGTCTACGCCAGGGAGCTGAGCTTCAAACTGGCCGAGGAGGGTAGACGATATCTAAGGCTTCTGAAACCCAGCATGGCTAGAGACGCTTTGTTGAAGCTGTCCTATGTAGCCGTGAACAGGTATGCCTAA